The sequence ACCAAACTCTGCTTATTTTCCTGCTCAAGGACTATAGTGAAATTATCAAAACTTACCACTTTCCCTTTTAGAGGAACTCCGTTTAGAAGATAGATGGTCAATTCTAGTTTTTCTTTTCTAGCCGTGTTGAGCAGTTGGTCCTGTATATTATTTTTAGCAGACATAGATTTTTATCCGTTTATTTTTTTTATCTTTTCGTACGCTTCTTTCGGATGGATCGGTTCCAATAACTTTTGTTTTCGGAACCAAGTAATCTGACGTTTGGCGTAGTTCCTATGGGACTGGCTTAAATTCCCAAAGAATGTCTCAAGATTGGACGTTCCTTTAATATTTTCAAGCGCGAAATTATAACCTAAGGACTGAAGACCAGGACAATCTTCCCCGTATTTATCTGCGACCATTTTCGCTTCTTCCGCCATTCCGGATTCTATCATTTTTTTGGCCCTGGAATCGATCCTTTCGTACAATTCTTTTCGATCCAGATCTAAGAAGAAGGCCCCAAGTATATTCAAATTTTTGGAAATTAGGGCGCCCTTCCCCTCTTCCACTTTTAGTTCGGACCATAGAGTTCCCATCCAATTCACTTCCAAGGCTCTTCCGTAT comes from Leptospira licerasiae serovar Varillal str. VAR 010 and encodes:
- the hfq gene encoding RNA chaperone Hfq; translated protein: MSAKNNIQDQLLNTARKEKLELTIYLLNGVPLKGKVVSFDNFTIVLEQENKQSLVYKHAISTIIPSKVIKLYTEEAAKEAPSA